One genomic segment of Zymoseptoria tritici IPO323 chromosome 5, whole genome shotgun sequence includes these proteins:
- a CDS encoding uncharacterized protein (Putative Mannosyltransferase involved in glycosylphosphatidylinositol-anchor biosynthesis; integral plasma membrane): protein MSSTSVSWRPSTIFTIAIVFRLILLLYGRWQDAHSPVKYTDIDYLVFTDAARYVSYGKSPYERATYRYTPLLAWLLIPTTWGGLWFEFGKALFAAGDIVTGWLILRILRTRGMETERALKFASIWLLNPMVANISTRGSSEGLLAVLVVALLWAVLSRRIVLAGCLLGFAVHFKIYPFIYAASIFWWLGSARLMDVNASVVQRAFSLINQDRVNMAVFSFLTFMGFNAVMYKMYGMPFIEHTYTYHVSRIDHRHNFSVYNTVLHQSSMRGIDSGLKIESLAFLPQLLLSVVVIPLLMAKSDLATTMLAQTFAFVTFNKVCTSQYFLWYMVFLPFYLPTSTLLRSPRLGVTALVLWILGQAAWLQQGFELEFLGHSTFVPGLWLASIAFFLINCWLLGLIVRDVRSEPTALNASPSTSSKKLK, encoded by the exons ATGTCATCAACCTCGGTCTCTTGGCGGCCATCGACAATATTCACTATTGCTATTGTCTTCCGTTTGATCCTCCTACTCTACGGCCGCTGGCAAGACGCCCACAGTCCCGTCAAATACACCGACATCGACTACCTCGTCTTCACAGATGCAGCCCGCTATGTATCCTACGGCAAATCACCCTACGAACGCGCGACGTACCGCTACACTCCCCTCCTCGCCTGGCTGTTGATACCAACGACATGGGGTGGACTCTGGTTTGAATTCGGCAAAGCACTCTTCGCCGCTGGCGACATTGTCACTGGATGGCTGATTTTGAGGATCCTCCGGACTCGTGGGATGGAGACGGAACGTGCGCTCAAGTTTGCTAGCATCTGGCTGCTGAACCCGATGGTCGCGAATATCAGCACTCGTGGGAGTTCCGAAGGACTGCTGGCTGTGCTTGTGGTGGCTTTGCTCTGGGCGGTGCTGAGCAGGCGGATTGTCCTGGCTGGATGTCTGTTGGGATTTGCGGTTCACTTCAAGATCTATCCGTTCATCTATGCCGCGAGCATCTTTTGGTGGCTCGGTAGTGCGCGGTTGATGGACGTCAATGCTTCGGTCGTGCAAAGGGCTTTCTCGTTGATCAATCAAGATCGAGTGAACATGGCAGTCTTCAGCTTCTTGACATTCATGGGCTTTAATGCTGTCATGTATAAGAT GTACGGCATGCCTTTCATCGAGCATACCTACACATACCATGTGTCACGAATCGATCACAGGCACAACTTCTCGGTCTACAATACCGTCCTACATCAGAGCTCAATGCGAGGGATTGACTCTGGCTTGAAAATCGAGTCTCTTGCGTTTCTGCCTCAGCTGCTGCTATCAGTGGTTGTCATTCCACTTCTGATGGCGAAGTCGGACCTTGCAACGACAATGCTGGCCCAGACATTCGCCTTCGTGACGTTCAACAAAGTCTGCACCAGCCAG TACTTCCTCTGGTACATGGTATTTCTGCCATTCTATCTTCCCACTTCAACGCTTTTGCGGAGCCCCAGACTGGGTGTGACTGCACTCGTTCTCTGGATCCTTGGACAGGCCGCTTGGTTGCAGCAAGGTTTCGAGCTAGAATTCCTGGGTCACTCCACTTTCGTTCCGGGCCTCTGGCTGGCGAGCATAGCATTCTTCCTGATCAATTGTTGGCTCCTTGGACTGATTGTGCGAGACGTCAGAAGTGAGCCGACCGCCTTGAACGCCAGTCCTTCAACGTCCTCCAAGAAACTGAAGTGA
- a CDS encoding uncharacterized protein (belongs to Alkppc superfamily, probable acid phosphatase), whose protein sequence is MFANIALLATAATSVLARPHDPNAEKPIPYKYAANNPEAVLPFQAIAPTSPGVPLSQYRKGKVFDRWVQIWLEDAGELDEALSVPDYAWLASQGILLTNYFGITHPSQPNYVATSAGDTFGFDADFFEQIADNTSSVTDILDDKCVSWATYLEDMPFSGFEGFEYKKQNTQINGYPNLKVDDYVRKHNPLIQFNSNTTPLRLSQQKNFTSFEKDLNNQMLPQWNHLTPNMTNNGHDTNDTFSGAWAKSFLEPLMANEYFYSRTLIHLTFDATKARNDSNRVYSVLLGGAVPEHLRGTKDDRFYNHYSALSTVEANWDLHTLGRWDVGANVFKLVADVTGDTYRDFPEVTGPNPSVFLNTSCPGPFTLTSPIDDHNNKPYPIPNTNVRSPKTGRTVLPSIVDMYSSMQDSPRMYYNDGVRIPDGDHPPPGY, encoded by the exons ATGTTTGCGAACATCGCACTTTTGgccaccgccgccacgaGCGTTCTGGCTCGACCACACGACCCCAATGCCGAGAAGCCTATTCCATACAAATATGCCGCCAACAACCCCGAGGCTGTCCTTCCTTTCCAAGCTATCGCTCCTACCTCCCCGGGAGTTCCTCTTTCACAATACAGGAAGGGCAAGGTGTTTGACCGCTGGGTCCAGATCTGGCTCGAGGATGCCGGCGAACTCGATGAGGCTCTGTCTGTCCCTGACTATGCATGGCTAGCCAGCCAGGGCATTCTCTTGACCAACTACTTTGGCATCACACATCCATCCCAGCCGAACTACGTTGCCACGTCGGCGGGCGACACCTTCGGATTCGATGCGGACTTCTTTGAGCAAATCGCAGACAACACATCATCTGTGACTGATATCTTGGACGACAAAT GCGTCTCTTGGGCCACTTACTTGGAGGATATGCCGTTCAGCGGATTCGAGGGTTTCGAGTACAAGAAGCAGAACACTCAAATCAACGGCTACCCAAACCTGAAGGTGGACGACTACGTCCGCAAGCACAACCCGCTCATCCAATTCAACTCGAACACCACTCCGCTCCGCCTGTCACAGCAAAAGAACTTTACTTCATTCGAGAAGGACCTCAACAACCAGATGCTGCCGCAATGGAACCATCTTACTCCAAACATGACCAACAATG GGCACGACACTAACGATACGTTCTCCGGTGCGTGGGCCAAGAGTTTCCTGGAGCCCCTGATGGCCAACGAATACTTCTACAGCAGGACTTTGATCCACCTTACCTTCGATGCGACCAAGGCTCGTAACGACAGCAACCGCGTCTACAGCGTCCTTCTCGGAGGCGCTGTACCGGAACATCTCCGAGGCACCAAGGATGACAGATTCTACAACCACTACTCGGCACTGTCGACCGTCGAAGCCAACTGGGATTTGCACACTCTCGGACGATGGGACGTCGGTGCCAACGTGTTCAAGCTTGTTGCAGATGTTACGGGAGATACCTACCGTGACTTCCCCGAGGTGACCGGTCCCAACCCAAGCGTGTTCTTGAACACCTCGTGCCCCGGGCCATTCACTCTCACCAGCCCGATCGACGACCACAACAACAAACCATACCCGATCCCCAACACGAACGTGCGCTCTCCCAAGACCGGACGCACCGTGCTGCCCAGCATCGTGGACATGTACTCTTCCATGCAGGACTCGCCGAGGATGTACTACAATGATGGAGTCAGGATTCCTGATGGAGACCACCCTCCACCAGGCTATTAA
- the GRR1 gene encoding ubiquitin ligase complex F-box protein (In Saccharomyces this gene expresses a F-box protein, which is component of the SCF ubiquitin-ligase complex, required for Cln1p and Cln2p degradation; involved in carbon catabolite repression, glucose-dependent divalent cation transport, high-affinity glucose transport, and morphogenesis.) has product MSRSRNLLRRSSSSSSSSSSTSPERGPDDDNDSFMIQANDSQSSLGADMSADLSYDAAMRREYEERCRVSPVHRLPAELLISIFSRLTSTRDLQNCLLVSKEWARNSVGLLWHRPAMSKWDSIHSVMQSIRQSNKFFAYQDLVKRLNMSTLAGQVSDGTLMGMSECKRIERLTLTNCCKLTDLSLQPLVDGNRSLLALDVTGLDQLTDKTMMAVADNCLRLQGLNVTGCKKLTDASIVAIARNCRHLKRLKFNNCAQLTDASIMTVAAHSTHLLEIDLYGLQNLESPSVAALLSSCGHLREMRLAHCSRITDAAFLDIPSNPEGRRSFDALRILDLTDCSELGDKGVEKIVQSCPRLRNLILAKCRQITDRAVMAITKLGKNLHYIHLGHCARITDLSVEALAKSCNRIRYIDLACCSSLTDHSVMKLAGLPKLKRIGLVKCAGITDRSIYSLAIGEVKNGRKVNGVNVLERVHLSYCTLLTLDGIHVLLNNCPKLTHLSLTGVQAFLRDELLAFCREAPPEFNEHQRDVFCVFSGNGVARLRDFLNEQKHHAANSGSVTSSVVDDSDMIDADMDDQNPDSDGSNTPVVNVDVHGNGQYPPGGTPVIPGPSSNIPFPPVPPMHHGADDHGLGFSTLSQSAPATTGGIMWADDNPLIVHSNPAHHVTGMLGATILDEGDGDMDDTFGEGSDTMGD; this is encoded by the exons ATGTCGCGTTCACGAAATCTGCTGCGCAGgtcgagctcctcgtcctccagcTCTTCATCCACATCTCCGGAGCGCGGCCCAGACGATGATAACGACTCCTTCATGATTCAAGCAAACGACTCGCAATCCTCACTCGGTGCGGACATGtccgccgacctctcctACGATGCTGCCATGCGGCGAGAATACGAAGAGCGATGCCGCGTATCCCCGGTGCATAGGCTGCCCGCGGAACTGCTCATCAGCATCTTCTCCCGCCTCACATCGACACGGGACCTTCAGAACTGTCTGCTCGTCTCAAAGGAGTGGGCGAGGAATAGCGTGGGACTGCTGTGGCACAGACCGGCCATGAGCAAATGGGATAGCATACACAGCGTCATGCAGTCGATCCGGCAGAGCAACAAATTCTTCGCCTACCAGGACCTGGTCAAGCGATTGAATATGTCCACACTGGCGGGTCAGGTCAGCGACGGAACTCTTATGGGAATGTCTGAGTGCAAGCGCATCGAGCGTTTGACCTTGACGAATTGCTGCAAACTTACGGACCTGAGCTTGCAGCCTTTGGTGGACGGGAACCGGAGTTTGCTTGCACTCGACGTGACTGGACTGGATCAACTGACGGACAAAacgatgatggcggtggcggaCAATTGTCTGCGGCTGCAAGGCCTGAATGTGACGGGATGCAAGAAGCTCACGGACGCCTCGATCGTGGCCATTGCGAGGAACTGCCGCCATCTGAAACGTCTGAAGTTCAACAACTGCGCTCAGCTGACGGACGCGTCCATCATGACTGTCGCGGCCCATAGCACTCATCTACTCGAAATCGATCTTTATGGCTTGCAGAATTTGGAGAGCCCGTCAGTCGCTGCGCTGCTATCGTCATGCGGCCATTTGCGCGAGATGAGACTGGCACACTGCTCAAGAATCACCGATGCTGCTTTCCTGGACATCCCGAGCAATCCGGAGGGCCGTCGCTCATTCGACGCGCTACGGATTTTAGACCTCACTGACTGCAGCGAGCTGGGAGACAAAGGTGTGGAGAAGATCGTCCAGAGCTGCCCGCGCCTTCGAAACCTCATCCTCGCGAAGTGCAGACAGATCACCGATCGTGCAGTCATGGCTATCACCAAGTTGGGCAAGAACCTACACTACATCCATCTCGGACACTGCGCGCGGATCACAGATCTTTCGGTCGAGGCCCTCGCTAAGTCGTGCAATCGCATTCGCTATATCGACTTGGCGTGCTGCAGCAGTCTGACTGACCACAGCGTCATGAAGCTGGCTGGACTACCCAAGCTGAAGCGAATCGGACTGGTGAAGTGCGCAGGGATCACGGACAGGAGCATCTACAGCTTGGCGATTGGTGAGGTCAAGAACGGTCGGAAAGTGAACGGCGTCAATGTCTTGGAGAGAGTACACTTGAGCTATTGCACTCTTCTCACGCTCGAT GGAATTCATGTCCTCCTCAACAACTGCCCGAAGCTCACTCACCTGAGTTTGACGGGTGTCCAAGCATTCTTGCGAGACGAACTTCTCGCGTTCTGCCGAGAGGCGCCGCCGGAATTTAATGAACATCAGCGGGACGTCTTTTGCGTATTTTCCGGGAACGGAGTCGCTCGACTCCGCGACTTTCTCAACGAGCAGAAACACCACGCCGCAAACTCAGGATCAGTCACATCATCCGTcgtcgacgacagcgacatgaTCGACGCCGACATGGACGACCAGAACCCTGACTCGGACGGCAGTAACACACCAGTCGTTAACGTCGACGTGCACGGAAACGGACAGTATCCTCCCGGTGGTACTCCTGTGATTCCTGGCCCTTCTTCCAACATTCCTTTCCCACCAGTGCCTCCGATGCATCACGGCGCGGATGATCACGGCCTTGGTTTCTCTACCCTGAGCCAGAGTGCACCAGCAACGACCGGTGGCATCATGTGGGCTGACGACAACCCTCTTATCGTGCACAGCAACCCAGCACACCATGTGACGGGCATGCTTGGTGCAACCATTCTcgacgaaggcgacggcgataTGGACGACACGTTTGGCGAAGGAAGCGATACGATGGGCGACTAG